In one window of Halomarina pelagica DNA:
- a CDS encoding DUF1028 domain-containing protein: protein MTFSICVREETDGGDVFGVAVATDAPAVGALAPCVSHEGAISTQSFVNVRLGRRGVALLSDLAVDDALSGLLARDDHAELRQVHGVDARGATFAYTGEGCEEWCGHVVDEERGVTAAGNMLVGEETLHAAAAAYDEGDGPVCERLLDALAAGAEAGGDKRGHTSAALTVKAPETTVYHDLRVDEHETPIAELRRVYEAAREASETFTEAKKSRIFD, encoded by the coding sequence ATGACGTTCTCGATCTGCGTCCGGGAGGAGACCGACGGCGGCGACGTCTTCGGCGTCGCCGTGGCGACCGACGCGCCCGCCGTGGGCGCGCTCGCCCCCTGCGTGAGCCACGAGGGAGCCATCAGCACCCAGAGTTTCGTCAACGTGCGTCTGGGGCGGCGGGGCGTCGCCCTGCTCTCCGACCTCGCCGTCGACGACGCGCTCTCCGGCCTGCTCGCGCGTGACGATCACGCCGAGTTGCGCCAGGTCCACGGCGTGGACGCCCGGGGGGCGACGTTCGCATACACCGGCGAGGGCTGTGAGGAGTGGTGCGGACACGTCGTCGACGAGGAGCGCGGCGTCACCGCCGCCGGGAACATGCTCGTCGGGGAGGAGACCCTCCACGCCGCCGCGGCGGCCTACGACGAGGGCGACGGCCCGGTCTGCGAGCGCCTCCTCGACGCGCTCGCGGCGGGCGCGGAGGCGGGCGGCGACAAGCGCGGGCACACCTCCGCCGCCCTGACGGTGAAGGCCCCCGAGACGACCGTCTACCACGACCTGCGCGTGGACGAACACGAGACGCCGATCGCGGAACTCCGGCGCGTCTACGAGGCGGCCCGCGAGGCGAGCGAGACGTTCACCGAGGCGAAGAAGTCGCGGATCTTCGACTGA